ATAATGCAGCTGTCTATGGGACGTTTCTTATATGGCCAATACTACAAAAAATATATCAAAAATCTGGTTCGCATTCGGGCTTTGTTTTTTCATCTCCTGCTCCTCGCAGCAAAACCCTGATTATGCCTGGCTCCTAAGCCTTGCGCAAGGAGCGACTCCGGCAGCCGCCCCGACAGGAAGTACCGATTTTAGCGTTCAAGTTCAGGATGCCTCAACCCCCGTAGATTTTGCATTTGATACGACTCGAACGCTGACTGTAAACGTACAGGTAGTCGATCCTGTGGCTCCGGTAAACGGAAGCCTTGTACAATTGACGGTAGCTTCCGCCACGCCGGGTACTCCGAGTAGTAAATCGATTTTTACCGCTTACACGAATGCAAACGGTCAAGTGACCGGAAGTTTTACCGTGGATAGCGATACGAACACCGTCCATCTCCAAGTACAGGCATACGGAAAATTCTACGACATCGATATCAATATCACTAACGTGACGGTGATCAGCCGCAGAATTTCCATCTCATTCACCGCAAAAGAAACTCTTCTGTTGGATTCGGACGGGGACACGGTTCCGGATATAAACGACGCCTATCCCTTCGATCCGACTCGAGCCTTTATCGTTCGGATCCCTGTATCCGATTATTACACGATTGCGTTCGAAGATTTGTTTCCGAACCAGGGGGACGCGGATTTTAACGACTATGTGGTTCGCACCTATTTCGAAGAGGATCTGAATGCGACCGGTGGAGTAGCTCGAGTTCGAGGTTATTTCACTCACGTAGCCAAAGGGGCCGCTTATAATCATACGCTTCATTTTAGTTTGCCGAACGCGGCTGCCGTAGGTTCCTATACTCTCAATCGCCTCGGATATGATGGAACGACGGTCGAGCAAGCATTGAGCGGAACAGGACCTGCTATCTCCGGGTTGGAAATACTCGGTAACAGTTCCACGACCATCCAATCCTGGAATTCCAGAAAGACTGATACCTTTCATGTAGGGAAATCGGCCCATTTGGAAGTCATCCTTTCCTCACCGATATCCACAACCAACTTAGGACCTCCTCCGTTCGATACGTATCTGCATGTAATCAATACCAACAAGGACATTCATGCAGCCGGTAAATTTTTCGATGCGAAGGGCGCCGACTTATACAGAGATTCGACGGGATTCCCTTGGTATTTATTGATTCCGGGTAACTTTCTATGGCCTTATGAAGGAGAGAATATACGAATCCCGTATTCCCAGTTCAAACCTTGGTACGAATCCTTGGGAACCACGGACGTAGATTGGTATCGGAATCCGGACAACACGAAAGTTTTCCAATCCACGCCATAAACCGACTCCTGAAAGAGTATTAAGCATCCTTCGACCCTTCCCCCTTTCGGCCGGGGGAAGGGAATTTTTTTCCTTTCCCGGTTAACGGAGTAGCTTTAACGTGATCTATGTGGCGACGGGAATCCTAAAACCGAAGGACCTAAAGCGTCTTTCCATTGATCCGGCAACGGAGAAAGCTTTAGTATACTTTCTTTCCCTCGTCGAGGAAATCTCTCCCATCGTCGCCTTGGATAAGTCCAACACAATTCGTTTTGCGAACGCTTCTTTTCAAAAAGAATTCCATGTCCGATCCAGCATGATCGGCGCCGGTCTTTTTTCCATTCTGAAATTAGATTCGAAAGAAGAAGCCAACCTTAGGGAAAATCTGAATAAGTCCCGTCATATAAAATTACAGAACCAAGAGTTTAAAAAAGGAAATAAATTTTACGGTTATACAGCATTCCCTTTCGGAAACAGCACCGGGATGATCTTGAAGGACATTAGCCAAAATAAAAAACTGCAAAAGAAAATCGCAAACTTGCATACCAAGGTTTTGGCGTCTCAAGAGGAAGAAAGATCCCGTCTCGCGCGGGAACTCCATGACGGAGTCGGTCAGCTTATCTTAGCGGCCAAATTGCATTTTCAAGCGTTCCAAAAATCCGCGGTAGACCATGCGGATTCCTTTAAGTCCGGTCTCGGCCTAATAGATCGGGCCAGTCAGGAGCTAAGGGAAATTTACACAAACTTACAGCCTTCCTCTTTAAAGGAGCTGGGTTTGGAGTCCGCCCTTAACGCGCTTGCTACGGGAATCTTTCCGCTTCAAAAAATAAAGGTAAAGACTGAATTCAAGGTTCCGGAAAAGATTCCCCAAGTCGTGCAAAACCAAGTCTTCAGAATTCTGCAGGAAATCTGTTCGAATATTCTGAAGCATGCGCAGGCAAATAGGGTGGAGATTCGAATCACATCCGAAAAAGGCACCTTAATCGTTTTCGCAAAAGATAACGGAAAAGGATTTCGGGAAAAGGAAGCTAGAATTAAACCTACCGGATTTGGCTTGGAAAATATCCGGCGCAGAGTCGAGGACATGAACGGAACTCTATTCTTAGAATCGGAGCTCGGAATAGGTACGACCTATGTGCTACGAATTCCGTTGAAACAACGTTCGAAGGAGAAGATATGAACGCCCAACCATCAACTTGTAAACTCTATCTCGTAGACGACCACGCTATCCTTAGGGAAGGACTCAGGTTGATTATTTCCGGACAGGCCGATCTACAAATCATCGGCGAGAACGGAAACGCCGAACAAGCCTTAGACGAGATCGGAAAACTGGAACCGGATATCGTCATAACCGACATCTCCATGCCCGGCGTCAGCGGAATCGATTTAGTGAAAGGAATCAAACGTTATTATCCTAAGATTCAAGTCATCATCCTCTCCAGACACGATAATGAAGAGTATATTCAAAAATTGGTCGATCTAGGAATTAACGGATACGTATTGAAGGATGACGCCGGAGAAGATCTGTTACGGGCCATCGATGCCGTGCGCCGTAAAGAAACGTATCTTAGTCCTCGCATCGCGACCAGGGTCATTTCGGGACTCAATAAGAAAAAGACGGGAGAGCAGTCCGAAGAAGGACCTTCCGTATTTTCGGTTCTATCCGATCGGGAACGCCAAATTCTAAAATTGATATCGGAAGGGAATTCCAACGAAAAAATCGGGAAGCTGCTGCATATTTCTCCCGCGACCGTCAAAGTTCATAGGGCGAATATTATGAAGAAATTAGATTTGCATAAAGTGGCCGATTTAGTCGTTTATGCGATTCGAGCCGGAATCGTGGAAAGCTAAAGGCGAACGCAAAGTAAATGATTCAAAGTATCGCAGGTATCGGCTAACAAATTATTAAACGAAGTGATATCGGTGGCTCCCGACACTCCGTACTCGCCCGTATTTCCGACGGTATTATCGGTCCAATTTAGGCAAGTTGTGCCCGTCGTCCAGGTACTAGATATTCCCGTCCAAATATGAATGGCAGAACCCGGAAGCGCTTGATTCAAGGGCAAACTGGGGAGTGCACCGGAGGTCGTGGAAAATACAAGAGTCGGATTAGGATAATTCTTATAATAGGTGGTCGACGCATGCAAGGGCCAACCCGTTCCGCCGGCCGTCCTTCCGGTGCCGACTATAAGCGCACGGTATTCGGTGCTCGTTCCCGGTAAGCTTGCACCGTCGGTTGCCTTTGCGGCCGAGCATATCGTATCGGCCCCGCTCACTCCGCCTAAATTTCCGTTACTCGTGCCCGAGGTCACGAAAATATATTTAAACGAAGTAGGAGAATTGGCTCCTAGCCCGGATTGCAATACGCTTAACAATAAATACTCGTCCCCTTTCGGAAAAGGTTTGGAACAAAATACTAATTGGGAACCTATGCTAAGCGAAGAAATAAAGAACAAAAGTTTTATAATGCACTCGTTCCGACGCATAGCGTCCTCCTTAGAACTTCCAAGCATAACTCATTTCCCAGCGACTTGCAAATCCTTCTCTAAGGGAAGAATTTACGACAGAAGACGTATCGGGACGAATTTTAAGATCTAGAGTTTGATTCGCCGGTAAACGATTTTCCCACCAAAGCGAGAAGACGATTCCGAGGACTGCGATACCGCCCAATGCGGCTTGGTTACGTTGATGTAATTCGTATTCCGATTTATCTTTCGAACGGGCATCCCATAGATACAGAGTCGAAAGAGGAGAAAGCTGCGTTCCCAAAAGGCCGATCACCTTAGGATCGTTCTTAGGATCGCTAGCCAATCGATTTCCGGCGTCTCGCTCCGCATTCCCTAAGAATGCGATTGCAGCCAATCCGCTCCACACTCCGATCGCCTTTAATTTTTCTCCATTCCTGTAAAAGCCCCATCCAGGCACGAATACTCTAGAACTCTTGGGTTTCGAAAGACCCTCCTTTTCCGCTAAGGCCACTTCCTTAGGCCTATCTTGTTCCACTTTAAAGCTAGTCCAGGGCGTAAATGAGGACGGTTTTCCGAAACGATTCAAAGCTGCGATCCGATATTCGTAGGTTCCCGATTCCAATTTGAATTCGATTTCATTTTCTTGAACTTTCTTTTCCAAGATTAAACTTTGCGGAGGCGCAGCGTTCCGTACTTCCACAAGATATCCTCTACTGCCCTTCACTTCCTTCCACTCGATGTAGTAGATAAAACTTCTGCCTTCGGAAAGTACGGCGGAAATGGACGCAAAAAATATTAGGATAAAGTAAAATACTTTCAAACTGTCCTTGTTCTTTCTTTTTTTAAATATTCTTCGCATGAATCTTTCTTCAAGGTCGTGCCCCGCTGGATTTAGTTTCGGGAGCTTCCAAGACTTCTCTTAACTGTATTCTAAACTCCGCCTCGGATTTAATCGAGGGATTTTCTTCCGATTCGACAGTCCATAAAAAGACACCCACATCTAATTTTTCCAAATCTCTAAAAGAAAAGCGATCCCCTTTCGTCTTTCTTTCATATACTAGTTCGTCCTTTCCGACTTTTCGTACGTAGAGACGAAACTTCCAATCGGCGTCCTTACTAGCCGGTTTAAACTTCCATCGAAAGAGCAGGCTTTCCTTGCCGGTCATATCGACTACAGATCCTTTTTTGGGGAACTCCAGCGACAACTCATCGTTATTCGGAGCCTGAGTCTGTTCTTTTAACGGAGTTTGGATCTCCTTCGCAGGCGGAGATTCGGGTATAACGATGGCGAATTTACGCGTTTCAGATATCGCGTCGGTACCCGGCAGATTCGTATAAGAGACCACACGCCAATAATAAGTACCGGGATCCAAGGTCATCGAAAAGTTCGTTCGAAACACTTGGGATTCCCTTATGTTCGAAAAAGAAGGATCGCTTGAAATCTGAAGCCGATAGCCGCTCGCGATCTTCTGTCTCGCCCAAGCGAACGAAACGGTTCGTTCTTCTTGAATACCTTCTTTTTTGGGATAGAACAAATCAGGCGCCGGATTAGGAAGCACACGAAATTTACGAACCTCCGATATTCTTTCTCGATTTTGAGATCGTACTCTCCAAAAGTAAATTCCTTCCTTGAACCTCTGCCGAAGTACCTTTTCTTTGATCGTCCTCGCCTCAATGATTTTGCCGAAATCTCTCTTGGAGCTAACTTCCCAAACGGAATCAAGGCCGCCTTCCCAGCGGAATTCCACAAGTTGCTCCGGCTCTTGCGGGAAAAATCTGTACGATTCTTCCGGAAGGATTAGATTCCATTTTTTTTCCGACTTGATGGCGTTCAAGGCCGTCTCCCCTTCTCCCAGCGTCACCCTCGCGGTTCCGTCTTCGTTCCAAATCACTTCTCCTTTACGTACGTTTACGGAGAGACCGTCCGGCGAATTTGTTATCTGAAATGATGAATCTGACTTAGCATCCAGACCGACTTTTCCGGTTATCACCGAAAGAACCTTTTTACCTTGGACCAAAAGGCTCCCTTCGCCTAACTGTAGAATTTCCCGATTCTCTTTTAATTGCAAAACGACCATCGATTGCGGATCCAACT
The Leptospira inadai serovar Lyme str. 10 genome window above contains:
- a CDS encoding LruC domain-containing protein, giving the protein MANTTKNISKIWFAFGLCFFISCSSQQNPDYAWLLSLAQGATPAAAPTGSTDFSVQVQDASTPVDFAFDTTRTLTVNVQVVDPVAPVNGSLVQLTVASATPGTPSSKSIFTAYTNANGQVTGSFTVDSDTNTVHLQVQAYGKFYDIDINITNVTVISRRISISFTAKETLLLDSDGDTVPDINDAYPFDPTRAFIVRIPVSDYYTIAFEDLFPNQGDADFNDYVVRTYFEEDLNATGGVARVRGYFTHVAKGAAYNHTLHFSLPNAAAVGSYTLNRLGYDGTTVEQALSGTGPAISGLEILGNSSTTIQSWNSRKTDTFHVGKSAHLEVILSSPISTTNLGPPPFDTYLHVINTNKDIHAAGKFFDAKGADLYRDSTGFPWYLLIPGNFLWPYEGENIRIPYSQFKPWYESLGTTDVDWYRNPDNTKVFQSTP
- a CDS encoding sensor histidine kinase produces the protein MATGILKPKDLKRLSIDPATEKALVYFLSLVEEISPIVALDKSNTIRFANASFQKEFHVRSSMIGAGLFSILKLDSKEEANLRENLNKSRHIKLQNQEFKKGNKFYGYTAFPFGNSTGMILKDISQNKKLQKKIANLHTKVLASQEEERSRLARELHDGVGQLILAAKLHFQAFQKSAVDHADSFKSGLGLIDRASQELREIYTNLQPSSLKELGLESALNALATGIFPLQKIKVKTEFKVPEKIPQVVQNQVFRILQEICSNILKHAQANRVEIRITSEKGTLIVFAKDNGKGFREKEARIKPTGFGLENIRRRVEDMNGTLFLESELGIGTTYVLRIPLKQRSKEKI
- a CDS encoding response regulator; this translates as MNAQPSTCKLYLVDDHAILREGLRLIISGQADLQIIGENGNAEQALDEIGKLEPDIVITDISMPGVSGIDLVKGIKRYYPKIQVIILSRHDNEEYIQKLVDLGINGYVLKDDAGEDLLRAIDAVRRKETYLSPRIATRVISGLNKKKTGEQSEEGPSVFSVLSDRERQILKLISEGNSNEKIGKLLHISPATVKVHRANIMKKLDLHKVADLVVYAIRAGIVES
- a CDS encoding DUF1554 domain-containing protein, whose translation is MRRNECIIKLLFFISSLSIGSQLVFCSKPFPKGDEYLLLSVLQSGLGANSPTSFKYIFVTSGTSNGNLGGVSGADTICSAAKATDGASLPGTSTEYRALIVGTGRTAGGTGWPLHASTTYYKNYPNPTLVFSTTSGALPSLPLNQALPGSAIHIWTGISSTWTTGTTCLNWTDNTVGNTGEYGVSGATDITSFNNLLADTCDTLNHLLCVRL
- a CDS encoding FecR domain-containing protein — encoded protein: MNFKPYVREIQVGSLCILVFLMSSYLLYFESKSRGDSGKEALGTVSFRYKTAQRKFPDRMLWEDVEQGMSVFNKDSVRTDEASEAVVHLNSGTQIELDPQSMVVLQLKENREILQLGEGSLLVQGKKVLSVITGKVGLDAKSDSSFQITNSPDGLSVNVRKGEVIWNEDGTARVTLGEGETALNAIKSEKKWNLILPEESYRFFPQEPEQLVEFRWEGGLDSVWEVSSKRDFGKIIEARTIKEKVLRQRFKEGIYFWRVRSQNRERISEVRKFRVLPNPAPDLFYPKKEGIQEERTVSFAWARQKIASGYRLQISSDPSFSNIRESQVFRTNFSMTLDPGTYYWRVVSYTNLPGTDAISETRKFAIVIPESPPAKEIQTPLKEQTQAPNNDELSLEFPKKGSVVDMTGKESLLFRWKFKPASKDADWKFRLYVRKVGKDELVYERKTKGDRFSFRDLEKLDVGVFLWTVESEENPSIKSEAEFRIQLREVLEAPETKSSGARP